TCGGTACCGTTCGCTACCCGTGAGGCCTGGCAGACGTCCCGCGAGGGTGCACTGCCCGCGCTCGGGCAGAAGCTCGTCGTCTCCGAGCAGGAGCAGATCCTGCTGGAGGCGTCGCACGGCTCGGACCAGGACCGGCTGATCGAGCTGCTGTACGACGACGTGGAACGCCACGTCGAGGCCATCCGGTCCCGGCTGGAGCTGGCCGCCGGCGACGTGCTCACCGACGGCCGGTTCACGCTGGAGCAGGAGAACGGCCTGACGCTGGAGGTGGACTGGAACGTCCCCGCCGAGAACATGCCGGTCGCCCGCATCCCGTGGTCGGACCCGGCCTCCGACCCGATCGCTGACGAGCTGCGGTGGATCCAGCACCTGGACGACATCGGCGCCCCGGAGCCGGAGCTGGTGATCACCAGCAGGAAGGCGTTCAGCTACCTGGCGGCGAACAACGCCTACAGGGCGGCCTACTACGGCAGCGTGAACCCCTCGACCACGCCGACGGCCACGCTCACGCCGCAGCAGATCAACGTGGTGCGCGGCAACTACAACCTGCCGCCGATCCAGTTCTACAAGGCCCAGGTGCGGGTGGACGGCAAGCCCCGCAAGGTGCTGCCCGAGGACCTGTGGATTCTGGTGCCGCCGGAACGGGAGAAGTGGGCGCAGACCATGTACGGCGTGACCGCGGAAGCCCTGGTGCTGTCGCGCGGGACGAACCCAGAGATCATCCGGGAGGATGCTCCCGGCCTGATCATCACCCGAGGTGTCCAGGATGACCCCGTGCAGATCTGGACCAAGGGCGCCGCGGTCGGCATGCCCGTCATGCACACCCCGGACGCGCACATCGTGGCGAAGGTCCTGTGATGGCGGGCCGCGGGCGGCTAAAGGCCGCGGTCTACGTACAGGACCCGACTACGCGGAAGGAGCTGATCCTGCTGCCGGGCGACTGTCCGGCCCCGGAGGTGGCCGTGCTGATCAGAAACCCGGGCGCGTGGGAGGAACCGCCTGAGGAATGCGACAAGCCGGACGAGGCTGTCGCGGTCGAGAAGGCGGAGCCGTCCGAGAGTAAGGACGACGGTCAGGAGGAAACGACCGGCGCGGGTGGGGTGAAGAAGGCTGCGTCGCGACGAGGGCGCTCGTCTAGTGCGTAATACGCTCACACGCACGGCCTGGAGCCAATTCCCCGAGCGGCTCCCGGCCGTGCCTCGTACTGAGGGACGTGATCCTGGTGGACGAGTTCCAGCGGTCGTGGCTGCTCGCGCAGCTCGGCCCGGACACCGACCCGGCCGACCTGGAACGCCGCTTCTTCCGCCTGCGGTCGGTGCGCGCGGTCGCACTCGAGGTCCTGGGCGAGCGGCGCGCCAAGCTCCTCGCTGACCCACTCAAGGTCACCGTTGACGGCGTGGTGACCATGGACCTGCAGGAAAACCTGCGCGGCGTCGAGCGCCAGATTGAAGTCGTGCGGCAGGTATCCGCGCCCGACGAACCGGAAGAAAGCGGAGAGCAGGCGAGCGAGTCTCTCGCTACGACTTGGCTTATGCCGGCCCGCCGTTACAGGTAGCTGCCCGGGGGACAACCGACTTGGACGCCGCGGCACACCCCCATGCGCCTTCCAATGACTCTCTGCTGGCCGCAGGAGCAGGTGCCCTGCGGCCAGCCTCAGGGATCTACAGCCAGGGCCAGTGGCCCCAGCTCACCGCTCCAAGTACCAGGGATCCGCCGGTTGCACCTGCCACGATCGCGGGCGAGATGTACACCGCGAAGACGGTGCGGCCTCCGATCAGCAGTTGCACGTTTGCTCGCCGTGCAGAGGAAGAGGTCGACGGCGGGGCTTCCGGGATCCATGGGCCGCCTGCGGGGCTCTCGCCGGGTGACTGCTGGCCGGAACCTGTGTCATGGTGTGTACTCACCAGTTGTCCTTTCGCATGAGCACGGCCGCCGTCTGTCTCCCTGGCCGGCAAACCTGAAGAAGACGGTGGCACGCGACACTCGGTCCTCCCGAGGCTCGAGAGGACACAAAAGGGCCCCACCAGACCTTAGGCATGGTGGGGCCCTCATTGATGGAGTGACCGTAGCGAAGGGTCCAGCAGCAAGGCAAGTTGCCCCAGACTTTTCGTGGGACTGATGTAACCTGCCCTGTTCATTGCGGAGTTGGTCGTGGCGAGTGCTGAACAGCATGCCGATGCACGTCGGCGTCAGCGATCGTGAAGACCCAGAAGAGGCTCGGTCGGCCGCTCGACCAAGCCGCCGTCGGAGCCCACCGATGGACCGCTCAGGCGGTTGCTTGCTTCCGGCGCCGAAGTACAGCGAGTACAGCGATGGCGGCAAGGGTCATCCACGCCTTGCCGAGGATCTGGCCGGTCAGGTACTCGAAGGAGCCGAAAGCGAGCTTGAGGAAGAGGAGGCTGTCCGCGAGAAGACCCACCGCGTTCGAGGCGAGCATCGCGATCAGCAGCCCGCGCTTCCGCAACGGCTCATAGACAGCGAAGTCCATGGTTTCAGCGACCGCGAAGGCCGCAGCTGAGGCGACGGCGAGTTCTGGGCTGGCGAGGGCGAATGACAGGACGGTGCCGACCGCAATGGCTGCGAGGACGGCGCTGCGGCCAGCCGATTCACGTGCGAGGTCACGAAGGACTAGCTGTTCTGTCCAGGGAGGTTGGTGACGGACGGCACGGCTGGGTGGTCTTGAACGGGTGAGGGCCTTCCGGCTTCGGTGTGGATTGCGACATCTCCACCGAGCACCGAGAAGGCCCTCTTGCCCCACCGTAATGCACCGCTGACCGAGACCGGCCGTCTTCGCCTGGCCCGCTGTGTGGTCGAGGACGGCTGGCCCCTGCGCCGGGCTGCCGAACGTTTCCAGGTCTCACCGACCACGGCCCAGCGATGGGCCGACCGCTACCGCCAGCTCGGCGAGGCGGGTATGAGCGACCGCTCCTCCCGACCGCGCACAAGCCCGCGCCGTACTCCGACCCGCACCGAGCGCCGGATCATCAAGGTCCGCGTGCTGCGCCGGTGGGGACCGGCCCGCATCGCACACCTGCTCCGCCTGGTTCCCTCGACGGTGCACCGCGTGCTGACCCGCTACGGCCTGGCCCGCCTCACGCACCTGGACCGGGCCACGGGCCGTGTCATACGCCGCTACGAACGCGACCGCCCCGGTGAACTGGTGCACGTCGACATCAAGAAGCTCGGCAACATCCCCGATGGCGGCGGCCACAAGGTCCTCGGCCGACAAACGGGCCGCAAGACCCGCGCCAACGCCGGCTACAGCTACCTGCACACCGCCGTCGACGACCACTCCCGCCTGGCCTACAGCGAGATCCACCCGGACGAGAAGAAGGAGACTGCCACCGGCTTCTGGACTCGGGCGCAGGCGTTCTTCACCGGCTGTGGGGTCACCGTCGAACGAGTCCTGACGGACAACGGCGCCTGCTACCGCTCACGCGACTGGCGAGACCTGCTGACGGCGGCAGGGATCACCCACAAGCGAACCCGGCCCTACCGGCCCCAGACCAACGGCAAGGTCGAACGCTTCAACCGCACCCTGCTCGACGAATGGGCCTACGCCCGCCCCTACCGCTCCGAGCAGGAACGACGCGACGCCTTCCCACAATGGCTGCACACCTACAATCACCACCGCGGACACACCGCACTCAAGGGCCACCCACCCGCCAGCCGCGTCCCCAACCTCTCAGGGCAATACAACTAGCGCGAGGCCGACCATATATACCCCGGCAGGGGCGGCGTAGCCGAAACCGACGGGAACGGCTCCGAACTGGGTGACGGCCAGGTTGGCCGCGGGGATGGTGGCAACGTAGGCCACGAGGGTCGCGATACCGGCAGGGGCGGGGAAGTTCACGTTCTTCTTTCTGTCTCTGTGATGTGATCGGTGCGCCGATACCACGCCGCGGACGGACAGCGAGGCGAGCGCCCAGACAGTACAGCCCGAGCCACTGACAAAGCCGACGGGCCCACGCACCGAGATTCTGGCCGGATCCAGTGCACTGCCAGCGGCATATGTCCGAACATTCGAGGCGCGGGGCGTGCGTCTAGTCAACGCCAGGGAGGTGGCGCCCGTGCAGGCCGTCGCAGGTCATGCGGTCACAGTTTCCCAGAGGCTGAGTGGCCCGCGCAGCCGGCCCGATCCGGCGCGACTCCCACGCATGACTACCTTTCGGCCGGATTTTGTGGCGCGTTACACATAGAGTGCGAGCGTCGACTACTGACCGATTTATTCCTTTTCTGGATGTATGTGGGTCCGGTCTAAGCCTGCCGGTATCGCACGTTCACACCAATACCGAATGTGCGTGCGATTCTTCGGACTTCTGTGTCGACAGTGTTGTCAGTGGGGGCGCTTAAGCTCATCCTCATCGTTAAACCAGCAGGTGGGGGGCGAGCAGAAGGATGTCTTCGGGCTTCGCAGTCGGGCACCTTGTCACGTTCACAGGAGCGCCCGGAATCGGCCGTGTGGGGGCGGTCGATGGTGGCACGCTGCGTGTCGACTTCTTCGAGTCTGTCGCGGAGCCAGAAATTGAGTCGCATCCCGTTCCGGCTGCTGCTTGCAGGCGGGTACGCCTTGAGCGGCAGACTCGGGTGTTCCGACACAACCCGAGCACCGGGGAGTGGCTGGCCGGGCGCGTCGCGAATCGCGTTGGCGGTCAGTACTTTGTGCGGTTCCCCAACGTCGAGTTCGCCTTCCCTGTACCCGAGTCGGAGCTCCGAGTGCGATGGGACAAGCCGGTTCGGGACCCGCTCCACGTCCTGGTGTCTGGGGGTAACGAGTCCGGCTTTCTCTACAACGCTCGCATCCCGATGTTGCGCAACCTCGTGGCCCAGCGTGCCGTCAGCGCCAGCACACCCGCACTCCTCGCCGCAGCCGCTGAGATCTATCCGCACCAGGTCCGCGCCGCGCTGGCCGTGCTCTCCGATCCCGTTCAGCGGTACCTCCTCGCTGACGAAGTCGGGCTCGGCAAGACCATCGAGGCCGGCTACGTGATCCTGCAGACCCTGATCGACAACCCGCAGGCACGTGTAGTCGTCGTCGCGCCCGACTCGCTGCGTCGTCAGTGGCAAGTGGAGTTGAAGTCGAAGTTCTTCACCGACGACTTCCCGATGCGTGTAAGGATCACCTCCCACGAGACGCCTGAGAAGTGGGAGCAGTACCACCAGAGTGATCTTGTCGTGGTGGATGAGGCCCACCAGCTGGTCCAGGACCGCGACGACACGGACCCCACCTACCGCGCGCTGTGCGACCTCGCACACTCTGCGTCCAAACTCCTGCTGCTGTCCGCCACACCTGTCACGTCCAGCCACACCACGCACCTGGGCCTACTACACCTCCTCGACAAGGACGTGTACAAGTGGAGCGAGCGCGAGGCGTTCGAACAGCGATACAACCACCGGGCGGAGTTGGCTACTCACCTCTACAGCCTCAGCGCGGAGTTCCACCTGCTGCTGCCCTCCTCGATCGACATGATCATGGAGTTGCTCCCCCAAGAAGACACCCGCTTCGACGACCTTGCAGCCCGAGTCCTCGAACTCGTCGACGCTGAGGGCAACCTCTGTGCCGAGACGGACATGGAGGATCTCTCCGCGCGGGTCACGGCACTTCAAGCGCACATCAGCGAGACCTACCGGCTGCACCGCCGTGTCATCAGGCACCGCCGAACAGGCGTATTGCTGGACGACGAGGACTCGGCACTGTTCCCTTACGAGGTGC
This genomic interval from Streptomyces sp. NBC_00557 contains the following:
- a CDS encoding major capsid protein; this encodes MTIQDLLKDVSVMDLTTFARAIPSPKDFLLTQTIFPTAEMREVKWRTKDSGRYVNVAKYRAFNASVPFATREAWQTSREGALPALGQKLVVSEQEQILLEASHGSDQDRLIELLYDDVERHVEAIRSRLELAAGDVLTDGRFTLEQENGLTLEVDWNVPAENMPVARIPWSDPASDPIADELRWIQHLDDIGAPEPELVITSRKAFSYLAANNAYRAAYYGSVNPSTTPTATLTPQQINVVRGNYNLPPIQFYKAQVRVDGKPRKVLPEDLWILVPPEREKWAQTMYGVTAEALVLSRGTNPEIIREDAPGLIITRGVQDDPVQIWTKGAAVGMPVMHTPDAHIVAKVL
- a CDS encoding VUT family protein, which encodes MGQEGLLGARWRCRNPHRSRKALTRSRPPSRAVRHQPPWTEQLVLRDLARESAGRSAVLAAIAVGTVLSFALASPELAVASAAAFAVAETMDFAVYEPLRKRGLLIAMLASNAVGLLADSLLFLKLAFGSFEYLTGQILGKAWMTLAAIAVLAVLRRRKQATA
- a CDS encoding IS481 family transposase, encoding MPHRNAPLTETGRLRLARCVVEDGWPLRRAAERFQVSPTTAQRWADRYRQLGEAGMSDRSSRPRTSPRRTPTRTERRIIKVRVLRRWGPARIAHLLRLVPSTVHRVLTRYGLARLTHLDRATGRVIRRYERDRPGELVHVDIKKLGNIPDGGGHKVLGRQTGRKTRANAGYSYLHTAVDDHSRLAYSEIHPDEKKETATGFWTRAQAFFTGCGVTVERVLTDNGACYRSRDWRDLLTAAGITHKRTRPYRPQTNGKVERFNRTLLDEWAYARPYRSEQERRDAFPQWLHTYNHHRGHTALKGHPPASRVPNLSGQYN